The segment CGTGGCCCACCCGGAACTGGGCGCAGACCACCAGGGTCTCGCTGCGGGCGAGAGACATGGTTTGGGGCTCGAGGgtgtcggcgcggtcgatccggAGGTTGAGGTCGATGGACTTGGCGTAGCGGAGAAGGTGGGAGGAGAAGTCGTACCCCAACGGCGCCGCCGAGAAGGGCCCAGGCGGGGTGGCAGCACCGGCGACGGTGATGCGGACGAGGGCGGGGACGCCACCTGGGCGGCGACTCAGCGCATCGAGGAGCGTTGGCCACTGAATCCCGTGGGAGACGCCGACGTCCACCACGTGGAGGGGCCGCGGCCGCTGGTTGGAATCTAGGGTTACGGCTTGGAGGATGGAGGCGTTGCCGAGGGAGTTGGGGAGCGCGAACCAGGGGCTGACCTCGTGGAATTTGATGATCGCCGACCGGAAGAGCTTCGGCTCCGTCGAAGCGAAGGACGGGGAGTCATCGGCCGGGCCGCTTCCCTGGGCGGGGACGCCCACCGCCGCCGCGATCCCGGCGGAGGAGAGGTGGCGGGTGAGGGAGCGTAGGCCATAAGCGGCGAGGCGGTGGTTGGCATCGCCGGAGGTGGAGGCGAGCTCGCGGAGAACGTATAATAAATGGTGGACCCTCGAGTAGTTGGCCGCCTCGATGGCGGTGGCACAGGGGTTCAGCAAATGCTCGGCCCACCTCACCTCCTTATTCCCATTGCCGGAATTCCCTCcattccccttcctctctcccttcctcccATTCCCCTGCTTCCGGGCGATCTCGGCGTCTTCCTCGGACACCCCATCGCCCTCGTCGCCAGAGTCAGCGACCGTCCTCCGGCGGTTCTCGTGAGCTGCCGCCTTGTCGAGGGGGGTTGGACTGGTGGGTAGCTTCCTTTTCTTGGAGAATTCAGGTTGAGGGAGCGATGGGGGGCTGGTGGTGGGAGGGGCGACCGCGGGGGTGGTGGACGGGGGAGTGTGGATGAGGTTGGCTTGGTCTTGGTCCCGAGTCCAGCATTCGTAGCCGGCAATGGCATCGTGGAGGGTGTAGGGGTAATCGAGGAAGGAGGGGACGAAGGAGATGGAGTCCTCTGACCAATCCAAGAGGCTGTGGTGGTAGGTTGTGAGGTTGAAGTCTGGTCCCTCCTCAAAGGCCATGGTGATCGAGAGAAACTAATATGATACGAAAAAAAAGGAGGTTTAGGTTCTTAAATCGTTTTTGGGCTCACAGAGTGGGACGGAGTTCGAGGCATtaggcttgagagagagagagagattacacCAAAAAGAAAGTTTAGGCTCTCAAAGGGCTTTTTGAGTTCAGAAAGTGGGAAAGGATCATGGTGAACAAGATGTCAGATTTAGGGGTGGGGAGAGGTGGAAGGAGGTTTAGGCATGGACTTTATATTCAGAAGTGTGGGATAGGGAAAAAGTATGGTCCTGTTATGGATGTTCATTTATAAAGACTGGGGCATCAGAATGGAAAGACTACAGGAgatacgagagagagagagagagtttttggcTCAAGGAGAGTGGCAAATCGAGGGGATTGGATTGGAAGCTGAGGGAAGGTTGTGGGAAAGGTGGATGAACACATGGGAACGCCTTGTTGGTAGTTTTGGTTTGTTCTGTGATTGGAAGCTTAAACAATAGGGAGGAGATGGTAGGACGGGCGGTGGGATTGATATATTTTATGGCTGTGGTTGGGGTTGTGATTGGAGGTCGGACTGTGGCCTTTTGTACTTTATTGCAGGTTTACGTGGGGGCGAGAGTGATGGCTGTTGGTTGTTTTTTGCGTACCGCAGAGGCTCCCGTGTGTTTTTTTGATAAATGGCTGTTGGTTGTTGGTATGCAAAACATATTACTTGTTCTACTCTGCACTATAAATAAATGTGAATAATTGGGATCCTAATGACAACACACGATGTATGAGGTTGCAGGTTGGTGATCTATCGGTTTCTTTGATTGAATATCTTATAAATGCTATAGATCTTGACCTATAGAACGTCGACATCCGTCTTTAGGCAGATGCTATGCATGTATAATGTTCTGGTTGGCTAAGTGCGAAGATGCACCCGGCAAGTTATCTATCATTTTTAGCAACAAACATAGTTGATTTTGATGGTTAGTGAGAACGCATTGTAACGAAACTGTGAATGAATCTTAGCAGCAATATTGAAGGAGACACCCTAGGAGTCCTTGTGGGCACCATGTATCATCAAGCTTTTAAAACCACTGATATTTGCAGTGTTTGTCTGTGTGTAGGGTTGCCATCACATCTGAATGAACAGTGAACTTTGAATGGATATTTGGCGTCTTATCTGTGGAGTAAGGCCACCTATAACCATAGCCATAACCAACAAGCAACATCCCTACTATTTAGACGGCTTTATGAATTGTATTTCATTTTCTCCATACATTGTCCTTAGAGCAAGCGtattaaatttaatcttaaaatcagcatgcatgttaTGTTGGATCTTCCAGCACTTTGAAGCCCTTCCAACAAGAAATGGATCAAACTATAAATTATATACACTCAATGGGGACATGGatctttgttagatatatgtataCATTAGATTTAACCATATCCTCTCGTCCTAGCTTTCAATGCATATGCAGATGGCTCTTTCCAGCATTTTCTTGGATCTTCCTTGCACATAAACATGTAATCTCAATCTATACTACGGTCAAGGTTGCTAGTTTGGATATTGGGAAAGGAATAGTGACTCAGGAATAGCACAAAAGGATATAATGATAAGATTATGATCATGTATTTTTTGGTAAACGATAGCACATACAGTTCAGTGCTGAAATCTCTGCAGCAATCCAATTTTTGTTGTTTTCTTTTACTGTTAGTTCTACCTGATTTGCTTATTAGGACAAATCAACAAAATCTTGCTGCGAATTTGCCGAGTGTGCTCACACTTAGGTTTGCTCCATCTGCCAGCCTCAGGAAAGTATATTTAGATGCAGGCTGAGGTAGATGACAGAAATAAGCAAATCAACATAAAATACAAATAAACTTAAATAATGATTTTTAGATGCAGGCTGAAGTAGATGACAGAAATAAGCATTACAACATAACATACAAAATGaacttaaccttttttttttattttttttcaaaatgattaCAATGGTTACAACATTTGAACATTGTCCTCTTCAAAGTGGAGAGAAGTACCAACCAGCTGACCTAAGTTTGGTTAGAAAACAAGTTGTCTTTGCTATGAAAAACTACTGTCCAAGTTTAAAGGGTTGGTAATTGTTACACTGTTTGGAAGtctgcctggtgtctattacatgcAAATGTCTTTACTTATTCCATTGATTTAATTTTTGCTCCTAATATGCTTCCAAGTTATAAGCCTTGGACGCAGAAAATGACGAACTTCAATTCCAATAACTATATAGCAACATAGAAGAGACAAGATAAGAAAGGCTACAATAGGTGATGTTCTAAAGTTTGGGGAAGGGGGAATAAGAGTCATAAAAATCAATGGCGGAAATTTAATTATGGTTTGGACCTTCACCCTTGCAATCAATTTGTTGACGAAGAGCTTATGTCAAATAACCTCTGCCTTCACCTAAAAGATTTCTACCAGGGAAATGTATTACATGTATACTATCTCTATTATTTGGGCTATGCTAAAACTCAGTAGAGCTTACCAATAAAGCAGGATGAGATGTAGGGGCTCTGACAGGGACATGGCTCAAAGGTTAGAGAGACAGAGTGGGGGACCTGTCAAGTGAAGGCTTAGATCACAATTGTTTCTTTATTCCAACCAATTAGATTAAGACAACCATGATCAAGGTAGACACCAACTTGCATGTTATTCTAAACATGGAGACAATAACATGGCTCTGGTTAGAAAAATACTGTGCTATGCTTTTCATTCATTTTCTTGTTTATTGTTGGTACGAATCTTGGAAAGATAATCCTGAAGTCTATAGAAATTATCAGCCTGGCCAATTCACATGGATAATTTACTTGGTCCAGTGATGTTTAAGAGAGGTGGTGATGAATGACTTGCATGTCTTAGGTCTATATTTGAGTAAGACGAAGCCTATATATGACAAGCTGTTGGGTGAGTGAAAATTGTCAGTATATGCCTTTTTCTTAATTCTTTGTATTCTTTTAAAAGTAGActtcagtctttttttttttttttggctgagaAGTAGACTTCAGTCTTTGGAACCTTGTCGTTTAATCGTTTTGTTTTATCTTTCTTCTTGTAAACAACCTCCAATGAAGTCTTCTGTGTTTATGAAAAGTAAATCAAGCGAAGCACAGAAATCTTGTTACTGTTCTTTATAGTTTAAAACCTTAAAATAGCTAGAAAACAGAGGGAACTGAAGAAGAAAGATACAGCATagctatagaatttttttttcttcatttcttcttcCTTGTTTTTTTTCCTGAATAGAGCTTGTAGTTTTCATTCTTCTGTTTTTCTTAGATTTGGTTAGGTGTCACAAGAGAATAAAAAGCAAAAGAAGTGCATGTTTTCATCAATTCTCATGATACATGTTTCTTCACCTGGTTTATTGCACTAAAACTGGGCATCCTAGGCTACTTTGTAAGCTGGACTTTGAGAAGACATTCAACAAGGTCAATTGAGACTTTTTGTTTCTGTTGATGCTCACTAGAGGTAGGTAAGCTGGATTCAATCCCTCCTTCACTTGGCCTTGGTTGCTTTGTTTGTGAATGGTGTATCTGGTTGGTGGATCGAGTGTAAGCAAGGATTGAGATAACGTGATACTTTTTCTCCAGCCCTTTTCATCCTTGCCATGAATGTCCTTCCTAAGTTATTAAAACAGGCAAGGTCCATTAGGTTGATTGAAGGTATTAGGGACTTACCATACTTCCACAAGGTTAAAAACTTGCACTTTGCTGATGATTTCCTTCTCTTCACGAGGAAAAAGTAGATTATTGTAGTAATAGAAGCTCCTCTTTTTGCTTTTGAGAATGCCATCGGACTCAAAATCAATTTCCACGAAAAGCATAGTCATTTGCATCAATATGGATGTGATCAGGGCTTCAGATTTTGCCACAATGATAAATTGTAAAAAAGAGCTTGCCCTCAACTGCTTAGTCTAGACCTATATTATAAAAAGCTACCAAAGTAATGTTGGACGCCCTTGATCGAGAAAATCAGAAGAAGTCTTGCATTATAGAAGGATAAATTGCTCTCTATGGGTGGACGTGTTAGCCTTATCAATGTTGTGTTATTTGCACTTCCTTCTTATTTCATGTCCATCTTTAAATTTCTAAAGTGCTTGCTTTAGAAATTTAGAGATGGGCTATGACCATCTTGATTTGCAAATGGgtgctaaaaaaaaattcagtggAATCATGCCAATATATGACCCTACTATTAGAACTACTTGTCTCCTTCGGATGATGGATGGAGAGTAGGAATTCAATCTACCTATAGTGTATCTTATCTCTATTCCAAGGATTAGGGGTAACTATCCCAGTGAGTACTATCGCTCCTCCATCATCAATAGCCATGCATGTTAAATCTATATACCAAGGAGTAACCTATTAACTAGCTAATGGTCTAAGTTCTTCCAAATCTAAGGTTAGAGGGCATCTGCCATATTAGATACATTCATCTCCAAATTAGCTATATTCAACATGTTTATGGTCTAGGAGGCAAGCACGATGGTGGGTCCTACCTTTATCAAATTCTTTATGATTGCCGCCTACTTAGGTATGAATCTCATCTCTACCAGATCTTTTATGGTCTATATCTGTCACTCAAGTTCG is part of the Elaeis guineensis isolate ETL-2024a chromosome 15, EG11, whole genome shotgun sequence genome and harbors:
- the LOC105058628 gene encoding protein NODULATION SIGNALING PATHWAY 1: MAFEEGPDFNLTTYHHSLLDWSEDSISFVPSFLDYPYTLHDAIAGYECWTRDQDQANLIHTPPSTTPAVAPPTTSPPSLPQPEFSKKRKLPTSPTPLDKAAAHENRRRTVADSGDEGDGVSEEDAEIARKQGNGRKGERKGNGGNSGNGNKEVRWAEHLLNPCATAIEAANYSRVHHLLYVLRELASTSGDANHRLAAYGLRSLTRHLSSAGIAAAVGVPAQGSGPADDSPSFASTEPKLFRSAIIKFHEVSPWFALPNSLGNASILQAVTLDSNQRPRPLHVVDVGVSHGIQWPTLLDALSRRPGGVPALVRITVAGAATPPGPFSAAPLGYDFSSHLLRYAKSIDLNLRIDRADTLEPQTMSLARSETLVVCAQFRVGHGGPDDRTAFLRSVRELNPDLVVLAEVDGGGAGETDGRFPAEFGRRSGLLWKFLDSTSAAFKGRDCAERRVVEGEAARILEWGAAADEGCERWRGRMVGLGFREEWFGEDALEAGRALLRKYDGNWETRMAGAAVGLWWKGHRVSFCSLWKPHTRSQ